From the genome of Treponema peruense:
CTTCGAGACTTACCTTATAGGACTTAACAAAAAATGAATTACAGCAGAAAAGTCGTTCTTAAGGCATACGGAAAATTCATACTCACATGTACCGCTGCAGTTTTGGGAATTGCGGCCGTCACAACTGCGGGCATTCTTTCTGCGCTACATTTCAATACGTTCAAGGGCCAGGGCGGTCTTGAAACTCCGGGTCCTGTAGAAGAACTTCCGGCAGACCTTACCCCAGAACTTGCACAGGAACTTCTTGAAGACACAGAAGCACCTGTTCCCGGACATAAAAACGCGGGTCTCCTTTCGTATACATCTTACCGCGTAAAAAAAGGTGACATGATCGGCTTTATCGCAGATGAGTTCGGCGTTACGCAGGACACAATAATCAGCGTAAACAACATTCATTCGTCGCGCCTTATTCAGATAGGACAGTATCTTAAAATTCCGTCAGAACCGGGAATTCTCTACACTGTACGCAACGACGGTGAAACTCCCTCTACAATAGCTGCAAAATACAAAGTAAACCCGGAGCGCTGTGCATCACTTAACGGACTGGAACTCAACGCATCACTTTCTGCCGGAAGAACGCTTTTTGTTCCCGACGCAGAACTTGACTGGGTAACGCGTCAGGAAATAAACGGAGACCTTTTCAAAAAGCCGCTTCATTCAAGATATTATTTCTCTTCAATGTACGGCTGGCGTTCAAGTCCGTTTGATTCCACACGCAGAACATTCCACTCGGGAATAGACATGGCATGCGCAAGGGGAACTTCAATTTATGCAGCCCTTGACGGAACCGTTTCTACAACCGGCTGGAGCGACGTATACGGAAATTACGTAATCATAAGGCATCATTCAGGCTACAAAACACTGTACGCCCACATGAGCCAGATTCTTGTCACAAAAGGACAGCACGTAAGCACCGCCACAAGAATAGGCCGTGTAGGAAGTACAGGAATGAGTACCGGCCCGCACCTGCACTTTACAGTTTACAAAAACGGTCGCACTGTAAACCCCGCAAATCTGTGGAAATAAGAGTATCCGGCATTATTCTGCATGCACATTCCGCTGTTCAGCCAGACAACTGTGTGCATATACTGCAGTTTACAATTTACTTCTATAGATATATAATCAAGAATGTTCAGGAATCCTGACCGGGTTCAATCACTGTACAAAAAAGGCAGTTTACGAATATGGCAGACTTACTCACAGACTTTCAGTTTAATGAATTCCGCAAAATAATTTATGACTCAAGCGGAATAACCTTTTCAGAAACAAACCGTTCAATTTTGGACAGCAGAATGAAAGAACGCTTGCGCCTTAAGGGAATGACCGATGTTCAGGAATATTACAAACTCATAACATCTGATCAGAACGAATTCAAAACCTTTCTTGACAGCATAACAACAAACCTTACGCGCTTTTTCAGAAACCAGCCGCATTTTGACGCGCTTATAAATTATGTAATCCCGCATGTAATTGAACTAAAAAAAACGACCGGTGACAGAAAAATACGCATTTGGAGCGCAGGCTGCTCTACAGGAGAAGAACCGTATACAATAGCAATGCTTCTCAAAGACAAACTGCCGGCTCCGTACACATTCGAAATAACAGCATCCGACATTTCACTCAAGTCACTTATGGTAGGACAGCAGGGTTTTTATCCTGAATCAAGAATTACGGGAATTCCGCAGAACTATCTGGCCGCTTACTTTACAAAGACAGAAAGCGGTTACCAGGCAAAACCCGACCTTATGAAAACAATCAAATTTGACTACCACAACCTGCGCTTTGACATGGGCGCCCGCAACTTTGACGTAGTTTTCTGCAGAAACGTACTTATCTACTTTGATGAAGCGGCACAAAAAGCAACAATTGACAGGTTCTGGACATCAATGGCAAAGCACTCGTATCTTTTTATAGGACATTCAGAAAGTCTGTTCGGAATGGACACAAAATTTGAATTCCTCAAGACGCCGTGGGCCTGCCTTTATCAAAAAAATGAAAAATAAACCGGAGTAAAAAAAATGGATAACATAGAAGTTCTTGTCTGCGATGACTCAAGCCTTATGCGCAACATGATTTCACGCATTGTAGATTCTGCTGAAGGTATGCACACTGCCGGAACAGCCATGAACGGAAAATTCTGCCTGCAGAAAATTCCTCTCCTAAAACCCGATCTTATTCTTCTGGACATAGAAATGCCCGAAATGACAGGCGTTCAGTTTCTTGAAGAACGCAAAAAACTCGGAATAGATATTCCTGTAATTATACTGTCTTCCATTGCAACAAAGGGCGCGGCCGTAACCATGCAGTGCCTTGAACTTGGAGCCAGCGACTTTATTACAAAACCGGGCGGTTCAGTTTCGGTAAACATAACTTCTGTAGGAAGCTCTATAATAGAAAAAATTGCATCCTACGGCGGAAAATATGCCCGCGCTCACGGAAAGAATATTGCCTCACCCGAAGTTTTTGTACATCAGGCAAAACTCAAAGAAGCAGAAGCGGCAGCCGTTAAGGAAGGAATCATTTCAAAAATAAAGCCTTCTGAAACAAAACCCGAACCTCTTCCCGCCACACTGTGGACACCACCGCACAAAGAGCCGGCCGTAATTACACCGTTGCGGCAAAGCGGCCCCATAGATGTTGTTGCTTTAGGAATCTCTACCGGCGGTCCGAATGCACTGCGCGAAGTTTTTGCAAAGATTGACCCCAAGTTTTCAAAGCCTATTCTTGTCGTCCAGCATATGCCGGCGGGCTTTACAAAAGAGTTTGCCGCAAGTCTTGATAAAATATGCCCGCTTAAGGTAAAAGAAGCAGAAGACGGTGATCTTATTCACCCGGGACAAATCTACATTGCTCCGGGCGACTTTCATATCGTGGTACAAAAATCTACACTCTGCAACGTAATACGTCTTTCCAAAGAGGACCTGCGCAACGGACACAGACCTTCTGCCGATGTTCTGTTCGAGTCAGTGGCAAAACTCTACAAAAACCGCGCGCTCGGCGTAATTATGACGGGAATGGGCCGCGACGGAGCAGCACAGCTTGCAGAAATGAGAAAACAGGGAGCGCGCACTCTGGGACAGGACGAAAAGTCTTCCATTGTATACGGAATGCCGCGTGCAGCCTGGGAACTGGGTGCAGTTCAAAAACAGGTATCTTTGGAAAACATGGCGGCAGAAATGAGCGCCGTAATAAAAGAGCAGGCCGGCGTTTAACAGCTGTCTTCAAAATTGAATTTTTTGAGAAAAGCATATATAATCAGAAGAATGAACATTGATTTTACGTCTTATCTTGAAAAAATTGAACAAACGATACTTACATACATTCCGGCCGATTTCACAGAAGAATGGAAGCTGGCCTCTTTCGGAATACAGAGTGCAGCCGTAAAGGACTCACACATAGAACCACTGGCTGCTCCTGCAAGGGAACTCGTATCACTGGGTGGAAAACGTTGGAGACCGCTTCTTATGGTACTCTGTGCACAGGCAGCAGCAGACGCGAACGGCTTTGACAAAGAAACAGCAGAAAAAAGAGCATACTCATTAACACCTCTTGTAGAATTCGTACACACGGCAAGCCTTATACACGACGATATAGAAGACAGCTCTGATACCCGTCGCGGAAAGCCCGCCGCCTACATTACCTACGGGACAGACACTGCAATAAACGCAGGCTCATGGCTTTACTTCGAGGCTCCGGTCTGTATAGACAGACTTGACTGTTCCGCAGAACTCAAAAACACACTTTATTCTGCATACGCAATGGAACTGAGGCGGCTTCATCTTGGTCAGGCCATGGACATTGCGTGGCACCGCGACAACACCGCAGAGCCTTCAGCACAAGAATATATAGCCATGGTAAAAAACAAAACCGGAACACTGGCATCACTTGCCGCAAGAACAGGAACTCTGTGCGTCGGAACAAGACCGCAGGACGCAGACAAAGCCTCGCTCGCAGCAGCACAAATAGGCGCCGGATTCCAGATTATAGATGACGTTATAAATCTTACTACAGGCAATCCCGGAAAAAAGCGCGGCGATGATATTGTAGAAGGCAAAAAATCTCTTCCGGTACTTCTGCTCGCAGAACAGTGCCCGCAGCAGATGAAAAAACTTCACACACTTTTTAAACAGGCCCGTTCCGGCGGAATCGAAAGCCCTGCAGTAGAAGAAGCAATATCTGTTCTTACAGACTCCGGAACAATTCTTCAGGCAAGGGACCGCGGCATAAAACTCATTCAGGATGCCTGCGAAAAATTTGACGCCCTTTTCGGAAGCAATAACGAAGAATCGGCAAAAATAAGACAGCTGTTTATGTCAATGATTCCGCAAATTCAGCTTGGAGAGGCAAAAAAATGCTTGAAAGCAGCGAAAAACTGAATAATCAGGCAATAAGACTTGCCGCCAAGGGGCAGTTCCCCGAAGCAATTGCCTGCCTTAAACGCGCCATTACAATGGAAAACCAGAATTATCTTCTTTGGTTTAACCTGGCAGTAACATACCGCGACGCAGGAGAACTTGCAGCCGCAAGAAAAGCCATGGAATGTGCGTACAGAATGAACCCTTACGATGATGAAGTTATAGAAACGTTGGCAAATCTCTGCTACACAATGCACTGCTATGACGATGCAAAAGCATACGGTGCGGCAGGACTCCTTCACAATCCCGACAACCCAAGAATATGGAACACAGTTGGTGTCGTTTACTTCAACGAGTCCGACTACATAAGCGCAAGTGAAGCCTTTGAACACGCAATCACACTGAATCCGTATTATTACGATGCCATGTTTAACCTGCGCGATACATACGAAGAACTCGGAAACAAAGCAGGATACGAAGAATGTGCGGAAAGGCTCAAAAATTTAAAACCTGGAGACGAACAGTGACAAACAGAGCAATAGTAATTTCGGCAGATGAAAATTCTGCACAGGTAATGGCACTTCCAAAGGGCAGCTGTTCAACGGCAGAACACACGGGCTGTGCAGACTGCGGCGGCTGTTCGGGAAAAGCAGTTACATTCCGCGTACAAAACCCGCTCAAACTGCAGCTTAAAAAAGGCACCATCGTAAAAATAGAATCGTCCAAAAAAGCGCAAGCCGTTCAGGGACTACTTTCACTGCTTATTCCATTTGCATGTGCCGTAACAGGATATTTTCTTGCACCAAAACTCATGTCACTTCTTGGAAAACCAGCAAGCGATGACTCAAGGGCTTTTTTTGTACTTCTGTTCCTGTTTCTTTCGGCCGCAATTATATTTACCGTTTCAAGAAAAATTCCTCTTCCGGGACAGCCGCAGATTACCGACATCGAAGAATAACACTGAATTTTTGAAGTGCAATTCCTATTGACCAAAATCACTTATAATGTGAAAATACAAAGATATGAGTAAGTATGTTCTTGTTACGAGCGGAGTTTGTTCAAGTTTAGGAAAAGGCGTTGCTTCCAGCACAATAGGAAGCCTTCTTGAATGCAGCGGGCTTAAAATCGCAATGATGAAGTGCGATCCCTACATTAATGTTGACGCCGGAAACATAAGTCCATACCAGCACGGTGAAGTTTATGTCACAGAAGACGGAGCCGAAACAGACCTTGATCTCGGAAACTTCAGCCGTTTTACAAGTGTAAATTTAACAGACGAAGCATGCATTTCGATAGGCAAAGTCTATGAAAATGTAATCCAGAATGAACGCGCTGGAAGATACAACGGCCGCACGGTTCAGGTAATTCCGCACATAACAGATGAAATAAAGCGCTGCATACGCCACATGGGAACAACTTCGGGTGCCGATGTAGTTGTTGTAGAAATAGGCGGAACAGTCGGCGACATAGAAACAGTACCTTATCTCGAAGCTGCACGCCAGCTTGTACGTGAACTCGGCAAAAACAATGCCATAAGCGTTCACCTCACACTCATTCCTGTAATTACAGGCGGAGAACTCAAGTCAAAGCCCACGCAGAATTCTGTAAAACAGCTGCAGCAGGTGGGTATACAGCCCGATGTTCTTATCTGCCGCTGCGAAAGTGAAGTAGAAGATTCAATGAAGCAAAAAATTGCACGCTTCTGTAACGTAACACCAGGCGCAGTTTTTGTTTCTCCAGATTTCCAGAAATCAATTTACGAACTTCCGGTTATTTTCCACAAACAGGGTCTTGACGCCATGATACTCAGCAAGCTTGGTTTGGGTAACAGAACAACAGACATAAGGCAGTGGACAGACTTCCTTGAAAAACTTTCAAACCCTGCAAAAAAGATTCGCATCGGAATGGTCGGCAAAAAAGACTATCTGGACAACTGTTACAAGTCAGTACACGAGTCTCTTTTCCATGCGGCAGTCACAGGAAACAATGCTGAACTCACAGTAAAAAAAATAGACGCAGAAACTCTCGAAAAAACACAGGATATTGACCAGGTCTTTGCTGACGTAGACGGAATTGTAGTTCCCGGAAATTACGGCCAGCGCGGATTCTTGGGTCTTCTTGCCACAGTACGCTATGCACGCGAACACAAAATTCCGTTTCTTGGAATAGATTTGGGAATGCAGCTCATGGCAATCGATACAGCGCGCTCACTTTGCGGCTGGGAGGATGCAGATACGACAGAATTCATTCAGAATTCAACACATCCTGTAATAAGCCTCCCCGAAGAGCAGCCCGGACCAAACGACGGTGTAATGAAGCTGGGAGCCTCTGAAGTACATATCGAAGACGGAACAAAGCTTTATTCAATATACAACTCAAGCAACATTGTAGAGCGCCACAGATCAAAGTATACTTTTGACAGACGTTACGCCGCCGCAATGACAGAACACGGTCTCATTACTTCGGCCTGCGCTGTTTCTGACAAACAGACAGAAGCTTTTGAATGGAAGGATCATCCATGGGGAATAGGCGTTCAGTATCATCCTGAATTTGTAAGTCGCCCTGCAAAACCGCATCCTCTTTTCAATTCCTTCATAAAGGCAGCCATCCAATACCGCAAGTAAGTTAAGTAAGGACGCACTGACTTGAGAGACAAAAACCGACGCATGCACAAAAAAAACAGCACAATAATTTTCTTTATTATGCCCGTATTGCTTTTAACTGCGCCGGTTTCCTGCTCGTTAAAGTACGATGAAGTTACAGACACGACAGACTCCGTGCCCGAATTCGTATTCCGCAACGCAAGGTACAGCCGTTATGAAAATTCAAAAAAATCAATATATCTGAGTGCCGGCCTTCTTGAACAGTACAAAAAAGATTCTGCTTCTTATGCCAGAAATGCCGTTTTTTCTACATGGGACAAAGACGGAACCATTGACACCGAAGGAAAGTGCTATCTTCTTGGCATAAACTCAAATGAAGAAATATACACGCTGTTCAACGACATTCTCATAAAAAACACTCCGCAGAATTTTAAAATCCGTGCAGAAAATTTGCGTTGGAACGGAAAAACCGAACAACTCACAGCCGGCGCCGACGAAACCGTTTATATAACAAAAGACGATGTTGAACTTTCGGGCAAAGGCTTTTCGGCAAGCGGTGTAAACAGAAACTACAGGTTCAGTTCCTCTGTAAACGGAACAATGACAACAAAAGACGAACCTTCTTCAGAACAGATTCAGGCGGCAGAAGAATGAACAGAACGGCAAAATATTTTTTCATAGCGGCATTTTTCCTTACTGCAGCATTATCTTACGCAGAAAAAATTTCATTCAGCGCAGACTCAATGACCGGAACAGCAGGAAGCAAAAACAGCTCCACTACTCTTTCGGGAAACGCCGCCGTCATCACCGAAACCATGCAGATAAATGCAGACAATATAAAACTCAGCGGGCAGGACTTCAGGTACATAACAGCAGAAGGCTCTGTAAAAGGAACAGATACATCAAGCGACATGATCTTTACCTGTGAAAAAATGACATACGACAGGGAAACAAAAATTGCAGTGCTTGAAAAAGACGTCAACCTCGATGACAAGGCAAACGAAGTAACCGCCCAGGCCCAGAGAATTGAATACAACCAGGATACAGAAATTGCCGTCATGCAGATAAGCGTTTCGCTCAAACAAAAAGACAACAACTGTACGGCCGCCTATGCAATCTACAGAAAAAAGGACCAGCTTCTTGAGATGGACGGCAACCCGCAGGTCATTCAGGGAAAAGACACATTTAGGGCACAGACAATTACCCTTAATATGAATACCCAGGAAATTGAACTTTCCGGAAGAGTTAAAGGAACAGTCACAACCGAAGCCGAAAACACAGAAAAACAGAATAATACCAAAGAAAGCAGCGGGGAACAGAATACAGAAAATGATACAGACAGCAAAACAGATATAGAAAAAGATAAGGACAGTGGGCAGCAGGCGGAACAGAAACTTCAAGACACCGGTTCCCAAACTTCAGGAGAAACAAATGAATGAAAGTATACTCAGCGTCTCCTCACTATACAAAGCCTTCGGAAGAAAGCAGGTTGTAAACGGAATAGATTTTTCAATGCATACAGGAGAAGTACTGGGACTTCTTGGCCCAAACGGTTCTGGAAAAACAACGACTTTCTACATGATTGTCGGTTTCTATAAGCCAACAAACGGTGACGTATTCCTTAACGACCAGCGCATTACGGGACTGCCAATGTACAAGCGCGCCCAGCTCGGAATTTCATACCTGCCGCAGGAACCTTCAGTTTTCAGAAAGCTTACCGTAGAAGAAAACATCTGGTCAATCCTCGAAACCCGTAAAGACCTGACAAAATCAGAAAAAAGACAGAGACTTGAGGAATTAATAGAAGAGTTTGCAATCGGCCGCATTAGAAAGCAGCAGGCATATACTCTTTCTGGAGGAGAACGACGCCGTACAGAAATTGCGCGCTCACTTGCCATAGAACCTAAATTTCTTCTTCTGGATGAACCGTTTGCAGGAATTGACCCTATTGCCGTAGCAGACATTAAAGAAATAATACGCCTTCTTTCACGCCGTGGAATAGGAATTCTCATTACCGACCATAACGTACGCGATACTCTTGAAATAACAGACCGCGCAATAATCATTTCCACAGGACAGATTGTAATTCAGGGAAGCAAAGAAGAAATTCTGGAGTCTCCTAAAGCCCGTGAAATCTACCTCGGAAAAGATTTTACAATGTAGAGATTGCCGTCGAGTTCTAAGTTGGTTCTATAAAAAAGGGGGGCTGTATCACTCTTGTAATACAGCCCTTTTTTTAACTTACACATTTCTTATATCGTCGACCGCAGCACCGCAGTCAGTGATAATTTTCTTAAAATCATCAATTCCTATAGAAGCAGCCTTTACGGTAACCATTCTGTGATTTGTAGAATCAACATCAGACGAAACAATTGACACAATGTTTCCGCCCTTCTCTGCAATAGCCGCTGTAAATTTTGCAAGCTGTCCGGGTTCTTCCGTCATAATAACGGTAGCCCTTACTCCAGACGCCCTTGTATTGAACATACGTATAAACGAAGCAAAAACATCAGACTCGGTAACAATACCAACCAGAATATTTCCGCGCAAAACCGGCAGACAGCCGACAGAATAATCGCTCATAAGTCTTGCAGCTTCTTCCACGGTGTCAGACTCGCATACGGTTTTTACACTGCGACTCATTGTCTTTTCTACAGTAAGCTTACTCAAAAGATAACCAAGTTCAAACATATCAAGAGTTGTGGCATCACTCGGCGAAGACTTCATCAAATCATTGCGCGTAATAATTCCTACAAGTGCACCATTTTTATCAAGAACAGGCAACTTGTTTATTCCGTTCTTTGTCATAAGATCCTTTGCTTCAAGAACAGAAGCTTCGGGAGCTATAGTTATT
Proteins encoded in this window:
- a CDS encoding tetratricopeptide repeat protein, which gives rise to MLESSEKLNNQAIRLAAKGQFPEAIACLKRAITMENQNYLLWFNLAVTYRDAGELAAARKAMECAYRMNPYDDEVIETLANLCYTMHCYDDAKAYGAAGLLHNPDNPRIWNTVGVVYFNESDYISASEAFEHAITLNPYYYDAMFNLRDTYEELGNKAGYEECAERLKNLKPGDEQ
- a CDS encoding SoxR reducing system RseC family protein; translated protein: MTNRAIVISADENSAQVMALPKGSCSTAEHTGCADCGGCSGKAVTFRVQNPLKLQLKKGTIVKIESSKKAQAVQGLLSLLIPFACAVTGYFLAPKLMSLLGKPASDDSRAFFVLLFLFLSAAIIFTVSRKIPLPGQPQITDIEE
- a CDS encoding CheR family methyltransferase; the protein is MADLLTDFQFNEFRKIIYDSSGITFSETNRSILDSRMKERLRLKGMTDVQEYYKLITSDQNEFKTFLDSITTNLTRFFRNQPHFDALINYVIPHVIELKKTTGDRKIRIWSAGCSTGEEPYTIAMLLKDKLPAPYTFEITASDISLKSLMVGQQGFYPESRITGIPQNYLAAYFTKTESGYQAKPDLMKTIKFDYHNLRFDMGARNFDVVFCRNVLIYFDEAAQKATIDRFWTSMAKHSYLFIGHSESLFGMDTKFEFLKTPWACLYQKNEK
- the lptC gene encoding LPS export ABC transporter periplasmic protein LptC; this translates as MHKKNSTIIFFIMPVLLLTAPVSCSLKYDEVTDTTDSVPEFVFRNARYSRYENSKKSIYLSAGLLEQYKKDSASYARNAVFSTWDKDGTIDTEGKCYLLGINSNEEIYTLFNDILIKNTPQNFKIRAENLRWNGKTEQLTAGADETVYITKDDVELSGKGFSASGVNRNYRFSSSVNGTMTTKDEPSSEQIQAAEE
- a CDS encoding peptidoglycan DD-metalloendopeptidase family protein, with protein sequence MNYSRKVVLKAYGKFILTCTAAVLGIAAVTTAGILSALHFNTFKGQGGLETPGPVEELPADLTPELAQELLEDTEAPVPGHKNAGLLSYTSYRVKKGDMIGFIADEFGVTQDTIISVNNIHSSRLIQIGQYLKIPSEPGILYTVRNDGETPSTIAAKYKVNPERCASLNGLELNASLSAGRTLFVPDAELDWVTRQEINGDLFKKPLHSRYYFSSMYGWRSSPFDSTRRTFHSGIDMACARGTSIYAALDGTVSTTGWSDVYGNYVIIRHHSGYKTLYAHMSQILVTKGQHVSTATRIGRVGSTGMSTGPHLHFTVYKNGRTVNPANLWK
- a CDS encoding LptA/OstA family protein; translated protein: MNRTAKYFFIAAFFLTAALSYAEKISFSADSMTGTAGSKNSSTTLSGNAAVITETMQINADNIKLSGQDFRYITAEGSVKGTDTSSDMIFTCEKMTYDRETKIAVLEKDVNLDDKANEVTAQAQRIEYNQDTEIAVMQISVSLKQKDNNCTAAYAIYRKKDQLLEMDGNPQVIQGKDTFRAQTITLNMNTQEIELSGRVKGTVTTEAENTEKQNNTKESSGEQNTENDTDSKTDIEKDKDSGQQAEQKLQDTGSQTSGETNE
- a CDS encoding polyprenyl synthetase family protein; its protein translation is MNIDFTSYLEKIEQTILTYIPADFTEEWKLASFGIQSAAVKDSHIEPLAAPARELVSLGGKRWRPLLMVLCAQAAADANGFDKETAEKRAYSLTPLVEFVHTASLIHDDIEDSSDTRRGKPAAYITYGTDTAINAGSWLYFEAPVCIDRLDCSAELKNTLYSAYAMELRRLHLGQAMDIAWHRDNTAEPSAQEYIAMVKNKTGTLASLAARTGTLCVGTRPQDADKASLAAAQIGAGFQIIDDVINLTTGNPGKKRGDDIVEGKKSLPVLLLAEQCPQQMKKLHTLFKQARSGGIESPAVEEAISVLTDSGTILQARDRGIKLIQDACEKFDALFGSNNEESAKIRQLFMSMIPQIQLGEAKKCLKAAKN
- a CDS encoding CBS and ACT domain-containing protein: MLVKDIMVKNPITIAPEASVLEAKDLMTKNGINKLPVLDKNGALVGIITRNDLMKSSPSDATTLDMFELGYLLSKLTVEKTMSRSVKTVCESDTVEEAARLMSDYSVGCLPVLRGNILVGIVTESDVFASFIRMFNTRASGVRATVIMTEEPGQLAKFTAAIAEKGGNIVSIVSSDVDSTNHRMVTVKAASIGIDDFKKIITDCGAAVDDIRNV
- a CDS encoding CTP synthase, with product MSKYVLVTSGVCSSLGKGVASSTIGSLLECSGLKIAMMKCDPYINVDAGNISPYQHGEVYVTEDGAETDLDLGNFSRFTSVNLTDEACISIGKVYENVIQNERAGRYNGRTVQVIPHITDEIKRCIRHMGTTSGADVVVVEIGGTVGDIETVPYLEAARQLVRELGKNNAISVHLTLIPVITGGELKSKPTQNSVKQLQQVGIQPDVLICRCESEVEDSMKQKIARFCNVTPGAVFVSPDFQKSIYELPVIFHKQGLDAMILSKLGLGNRTTDIRQWTDFLEKLSNPAKKIRIGMVGKKDYLDNCYKSVHESLFHAAVTGNNAELTVKKIDAETLEKTQDIDQVFADVDGIVVPGNYGQRGFLGLLATVRYAREHKIPFLGIDLGMQLMAIDTARSLCGWEDADTTEFIQNSTHPVISLPEEQPGPNDGVMKLGASEVHIEDGTKLYSIYNSSNIVERHRSKYTFDRRYAAAMTEHGLITSACAVSDKQTEAFEWKDHPWGIGVQYHPEFVSRPAKPHPLFNSFIKAAIQYRK
- the lptB gene encoding LPS export ABC transporter ATP-binding protein, with amino-acid sequence MNESILSVSSLYKAFGRKQVVNGIDFSMHTGEVLGLLGPNGSGKTTTFYMIVGFYKPTNGDVFLNDQRITGLPMYKRAQLGISYLPQEPSVFRKLTVEENIWSILETRKDLTKSEKRQRLEELIEEFAIGRIRKQQAYTLSGGERRRTEIARSLAIEPKFLLLDEPFAGIDPIAVADIKEIIRLLSRRGIGILITDHNVRDTLEITDRAIIISTGQIVIQGSKEEILESPKAREIYLGKDFTM
- a CDS encoding protein-glutamate methylesterase/protein-glutamine glutaminase, whose translation is MDNIEVLVCDDSSLMRNMISRIVDSAEGMHTAGTAMNGKFCLQKIPLLKPDLILLDIEMPEMTGVQFLEERKKLGIDIPVIILSSIATKGAAVTMQCLELGASDFITKPGGSVSVNITSVGSSIIEKIASYGGKYARAHGKNIASPEVFVHQAKLKEAEAAAVKEGIISKIKPSETKPEPLPATLWTPPHKEPAVITPLRQSGPIDVVALGISTGGPNALREVFAKIDPKFSKPILVVQHMPAGFTKEFAASLDKICPLKVKEAEDGDLIHPGQIYIAPGDFHIVVQKSTLCNVIRLSKEDLRNGHRPSADVLFESVAKLYKNRALGVIMTGMGRDGAAQLAEMRKQGARTLGQDEKSSIVYGMPRAAWELGAVQKQVSLENMAAEMSAVIKEQAGV